The following coding sequences are from one Lolium rigidum isolate FL_2022 chromosome 6, APGP_CSIRO_Lrig_0.1, whole genome shotgun sequence window:
- the LOC124664745 gene encoding aspartic proteinase CDR1-like, whose product MATARTCRSPLLAFVVLISQLCGCTAYVGVDGFSVEFIHRDSVKSPYHDPALTEHDRVLAAVRRSTARAAALARSYVGGEGAVSEVVSRPFEYLMAVNVGTPPTRILAMADTGSDLVWFQCEPRAAAARAAPPSAVFNPSSSSTFGRVGCNSGTCHALYGTSCDASSNCQYLRSYGDSSKTSGLLSTETFTFESIPGGCPGCRSHPYVLVPNVSFGCSTSTNGTFVMDAMVGLGAGNSSLIGQLGAHTSLGRRFSYCLVPYTVKNASSALNFGDRATVTEPGAATTALVRSDFEAYYTVLLESVRIGNASFKHLSRVIVDSGTPLTFLDKALVDPMVQELTRRIGTGFPKVPSPQEQLQLCYDVGGPARQYSFNKSVPDVTLYLAVFGVAVTLKAENTFVEAQEGIMCLAVAPVTEKHPLSILGNIAQQNMHVGYNLDKRTVTFAPADCARSTTAPS is encoded by the exons ATGGCGACTGCGAGGACATGTCGCAGTCCCCTACTGGCTTTCGTCGTCCTGATTTCGCAGCTCTGCGGGTGCACGGCGTACGTTGGCGTCGACGGATTTAGCGTCGAGTTCATCCACCGGGACTCCGTCAAGTCTCCGTACCACGACCCGGCACTCACCGAGCACGACCGCGTGCTCGCTGCCGTCCGGCGGTCCACGGCACGCGCCGCGGCTCTCGCGCGCTCCTACGTCGGCGGCGAAGGCGCTGTGTCCGAGGTCGTCTCGAGGCCATTCGAGTACCTAATGGCCGTCAACGTCGGTACGCCGCCAACCCGGATACTCGCCATGGCCGACACCGGCAGCGACCTCGTCTGGTTCCAATGCGAACCTCGGGCAGCAgccgccagggccgcgccgccgagCGCCGTCTTCAACCCGTCCTCCTCATCGACGTTCGGCCGCGTGGGCTGCAACTCCGGCACGTGCCACGCACTCTATGGCACTTCCTGCGACGCCAGCTCCAACTGCCAGTACCTCCGGTCCTATGGCGACAGCTCCAAGACGAGCGGCCTCCTCTCCACCGAGACCTTCACCTTCGAAAGCATTCCAGGCGGCTGCCCGGGGTGCCGCAGCCATCCGTACGTGCTGGTGCCGAATGTCAGCTTCGGCTGCTCCACGTCAACGAACGGCACGTTCGTCATGGACGCCATGGTCGGCCTCGGCGCCGGAAACAGCTCCCTCATCGGCCAGCTTGGCGCCCACACCTCCCTAGGCCGCAGGTTCTCCTACTGCTTGGTCCCCTACACCGTGAAGAACGCCTCGTCGGCGCTCAACTTCGGCGACCGTGCCACCGTGACGGAGCCGGGCGCGGCCACCACGGCGCTGGTCCGGTCGGACTTCGAAGCGTACTACACCGTCTTGCTCGAGTCCGTGAGGATCGGGAACGCCTCCTTTAAGCACCTTTCCCGCGTCATCGTcgattccggcacgccgctgacGTTCCTCGACAAGGCGCTTGTGGACCCGATGGTGCAGGAGCTCACCCGGCGGATCGGGACCGGTTTCCCGAAGGTGCCGTCGCCACAGGAGCAGCTGCAGCTGTGCTACGACGTCGGCGGGCCGGCTCGTCAGTATTCGTTCAACAAGAGCGTCCCGGACGTGACGCTGTACCTGGCCGTCTTCGGCGTGGCAGTGACGCTGAAGGCGGAGAACACGTTCGTGGAGGCGCAGGAAGGGATCATGTGCTTAGCGGTGgcgccggtgacggagaagcatcCGCTGTCCATCCTCGGGAACATCGCGCAGCAGAACATGCACGTCGGCTACAACCTCGACAAGCGCACCGTCACCTTCGCCCCTGCCGACTGCGCCAG gtctactacggcaccgtcc